In a single window of the Streptacidiphilus sp. P02-A3a genome:
- a CDS encoding TetR/AcrR family transcriptional regulator C-terminal domain-containing protein: protein MARPRTALLDLERITTAAMDLVDETGDFTMPALAARLGVQTASLYHHVDGRSGVVELLRIRIGDAIVSAPHPEQSWEPALRSYAYSYRAAFAAHPHVVPLLTTEPIRSPQVLAGYERVVALMEKAGFPLPSVMTALTALENFVLGAALDLAAPEVMWAVPSGLPADRLNAALAAQPAEPTRADRAFDFGINVLLRGCAGLVDTVPGDLAR from the coding sequence GTGGCACGACCGAGAACGGCACTGCTCGACCTGGAGCGGATCACGACCGCCGCGATGGACCTGGTGGACGAGACCGGCGACTTCACCATGCCCGCGCTGGCCGCCCGCCTGGGGGTGCAGACCGCCTCGCTCTACCACCACGTCGACGGCCGCTCCGGCGTGGTCGAACTGCTGCGCATCCGGATCGGCGACGCCATCGTCTCCGCACCGCACCCCGAGCAGTCCTGGGAGCCCGCGCTGCGCTCCTACGCCTACTCCTACCGCGCCGCCTTCGCCGCGCACCCGCACGTGGTGCCGCTGCTCACCACCGAACCGATCCGCTCACCGCAGGTCCTGGCCGGGTACGAGCGGGTGGTGGCGCTGATGGAGAAGGCGGGCTTCCCGCTCCCGTCGGTGATGACCGCGCTCACCGCGCTGGAGAACTTCGTCCTCGGCGCGGCGCTGGACCTCGCCGCGCCCGAGGTGATGTGGGCCGTCCCATCCGGCCTCCCCGCCGACCGCCTCAACGCCGCGCTGGCCGCGCAACCGGCCGAACCCACCCGCGCCGACCGCGCCTTCGACTTCGGCATCAACGTCCTGCTGCGCGGCTGCGCGGGACTCGTCGACACCGTGCCCGGTGACCTCGCCCGCTGA
- a CDS encoding APC family permease, whose product MEPKLRQGTLGTGDIAFFVISAAAPLMILAGVAPFAILVGGIGAPSAYLIAGIVLTVFAVGFTTMSRYVTNAGAFYAYITRGLGRPAGVASAILALVSYNAVQIGMYGLLGSVAQSTVDSLFGVDIAWPVYALTGVALVWFAGYRSIEFGAKLLAVLMIAESGILVVLAAAVLLKGGAHGLDLQSYAPKHVFNGSTSSLMVFAFAAFMGFESTAIYRSEARDPRRTIPRATYVAVAFLGIFYSFIAWTIIQGYGSAEVQAAAAKDTSGLVFAEMTTYVGSWATDVMHLLILSSTLASLLAFHNAINRYTKAVADEGMLPRRLAALHPRTGSPFLAGGLQTALSVVIVAGFAIAGLDPYLKLMIWVNTPGVIGLVLLQVLVAVAVPVFFRGFRHNEGRWRTLVAPIAAAVGMATALYLMISKIALLSGATGFVNVVLVGIVPLVIVVGVLLALWLRARRPEVYATIGAEAPTVKREPEHVHS is encoded by the coding sequence ATGGAGCCAAAGCTGCGCCAAGGGACGCTCGGGACCGGTGACATCGCGTTCTTCGTCATCTCCGCTGCCGCACCCCTGATGATCCTGGCCGGTGTCGCCCCCTTCGCGATCCTGGTCGGCGGCATCGGCGCGCCCTCCGCGTACCTGATCGCCGGGATCGTGCTCACCGTCTTCGCCGTCGGGTTCACCACCATGTCCCGCTACGTGACCAACGCCGGCGCCTTCTACGCCTACATCACCCGGGGTCTGGGCCGACCGGCCGGTGTGGCCTCCGCCATCCTCGCGCTGGTGTCCTACAACGCGGTGCAGATCGGCATGTACGGGCTGCTCGGCAGCGTCGCGCAGAGCACCGTGGACTCGCTGTTCGGCGTGGACATCGCCTGGCCGGTCTACGCCCTGACCGGCGTGGCCCTGGTCTGGTTCGCCGGGTACCGCAGCATCGAGTTCGGCGCGAAGCTGCTGGCGGTGCTGATGATCGCCGAGTCCGGGATCCTGGTGGTGCTCGCCGCCGCCGTCCTGCTCAAGGGCGGCGCCCACGGCCTGGACCTCCAGTCCTACGCGCCGAAGCACGTGTTCAACGGCAGTACCAGTTCGCTGATGGTCTTCGCCTTCGCCGCCTTCATGGGCTTCGAGTCCACCGCGATCTACCGCTCGGAGGCCCGCGACCCGCGCCGGACGATCCCGCGCGCCACCTACGTGGCGGTGGCCTTCCTCGGCATCTTCTACAGCTTCATCGCCTGGACGATCATCCAGGGCTACGGCTCGGCCGAGGTCCAGGCCGCCGCCGCGAAGGACACCTCCGGGCTGGTCTTCGCCGAGATGACCACGTACGTCGGCTCCTGGGCGACCGACGTGATGCACCTGCTGATCCTCAGCAGCACCCTGGCCTCGCTGCTGGCCTTCCACAACGCCATCAACCGGTACACCAAGGCCGTCGCCGACGAGGGCATGCTGCCGCGCCGCCTGGCCGCGCTGCACCCGAGGACCGGGTCACCGTTCCTGGCCGGCGGGCTGCAGACCGCGCTGTCGGTGGTCATCGTCGCGGGCTTCGCGATCGCCGGGCTCGACCCCTACCTGAAGCTGATGATCTGGGTGAACACCCCCGGTGTCATCGGGCTGGTGCTGCTGCAAGTACTGGTCGCGGTGGCGGTGCCGGTGTTCTTCCGGGGCTTCCGCCACAACGAGGGCCGGTGGCGGACGCTGGTCGCGCCGATCGCGGCGGCGGTCGGGATGGCCACCGCGCTCTACCTGATGATCTCGAAGATCGCGCTGCTCTCCGGCGCCACCGGCTTCGTCAACGTGGTCCTGGTCGGGATCGTGCCGCTGGTGATCGTGGTCGGGGTGCTGCTGGCGCTCTGGCTGCGGGCCAGGCGTCCCGAGGTCTACGCCACCATCGGCGCCGAGGCGCCGACCGTCAAGAGGGAACCCGAACATGTCCACAGCTGA
- a CDS encoding GNAT family N-acetyltransferase — translation MQAGRQVGWVLRAAGPADVERIAELRATVMRPDLERLGRFDEHRVRQRLRDSFSPRYTSVVVADDAFAGCVTLRPAENGHWLEHFYLDPGVQGRGLGSAVLRALLGRADADAVPVRLNVLQGSAARRLYERHGFTVEDEDPIDVLMLRPPDTTRYRRGLVPQP, via the coding sequence ATGCAGGCGGGTCGCCAGGTGGGCTGGGTGCTGCGGGCCGCGGGCCCGGCCGACGTCGAACGGATAGCGGAGCTACGGGCGACGGTGATGCGACCGGACTTGGAGCGGCTGGGCCGTTTCGACGAGCACCGCGTCCGGCAGCGGCTGCGGGACTCCTTCTCCCCTCGGTACACGTCGGTCGTCGTGGCCGATGACGCCTTCGCGGGCTGCGTCACCCTGCGACCGGCGGAGAACGGGCACTGGCTGGAGCACTTCTACCTCGACCCGGGCGTCCAGGGCCGGGGGCTCGGCTCGGCCGTCCTGCGGGCGCTGCTGGGGCGGGCCGACGCGGACGCCGTGCCGGTCCGGCTGAACGTGCTGCAGGGCAGCGCCGCTCGTCGGCTCTACGAGCGCCACGGGTTCACCGTGGAGGACGAGGACCCGATCGACGTCCTCATGCTGCGACCGCCGGATACGACCAGGTACCGGCGCGGCCTGGTCCCTCAGCCGTAG
- a CDS encoding TetR/AcrR family transcriptional regulator: MNAQQASTGAEPHCPRELTLLGQPPRERADAARNRSRLLDAAAQLVRELGAQNVTMDAVAAAAHVGKGTLFRRFGDREGLMRALLDHAEAEYQRGFLTGPPPLGPGAGPGERLLAFGCATIRHHLDHLDLYLAADTCAERRLLVPAAMLRVSHVAGLLRQAGVDGDTDLLAQALNGYLDPVLLHHLHVQRGYPVARLENGWRQFVTRQLPAPE; encoded by the coding sequence ATGAACGCGCAGCAAGCCTCGACCGGAGCCGAGCCTCACTGTCCGCGCGAGCTCACCCTGCTGGGGCAGCCCCCTCGCGAACGGGCCGACGCCGCGCGCAACCGGTCGCGCCTGCTGGACGCCGCCGCGCAACTGGTCCGCGAGCTGGGCGCGCAGAATGTGACCATGGACGCGGTCGCCGCCGCCGCGCACGTCGGCAAGGGCACGCTGTTCCGGCGCTTCGGGGACCGCGAGGGGCTGATGCGGGCGCTGCTGGACCACGCGGAGGCGGAGTACCAGCGCGGATTCCTGACCGGCCCGCCGCCGCTCGGCCCCGGCGCGGGGCCGGGCGAGCGGCTGCTGGCGTTCGGCTGTGCCACGATCCGCCACCACCTGGACCACCTGGACCTCTATCTCGCCGCCGACACCTGCGCCGAGCGGCGGCTGCTGGTCCCGGCCGCGATGCTGCGGGTGAGCCATGTGGCCGGACTGCTGCGGCAGGCCGGGGTCGACGGGGACACCGACCTGCTCGCCCAGGCGCTCAACGGCTACCTCGACCCGGTGCTGCTGCACCACCTGCACGTGCAGCGCGGCTACCCGGTGGCCCGGCTGGAGAACGGCTGGCGGCAGTTCGTCACCCGGCAGCTCCCGGCCCCGGAGTGA
- a CDS encoding amidohydrolase — MSTADALLTGAVLRTLDPARPESESADVAVKDGTIVAVGPDAADWRGPATVVHDLAGATLTPGLVDGHMHPVLGATSFTGVDLSGCRDVTALRAALAGAVREAGRGEWISGFGLDHNTFAGQPISNTLIEDVLEGLPAVLVLYDGHSALASDAALRAAGIDGPRDFASRSEIVCDPAGRPTGLLLEDGAVRLVQRLIPIPDLAQRRSKVRELLHAMAATGLTGGHVMDLNGDALELVSGLEELPLRLRFAPWAMPGEIDGQIDELIAQHGTSGRRWSIDAVKFFIDGTVEGGTAWLEHADCHGQSKDSFWRDPAEYTRAVHRLDAAGIQSATHAIGDAGVRHALDTIAGAPGRGRAGAVRHRIEHIETLPYEQIKRFAELGVAASMQPTHTAYTKADHSDEWSQRVGAERAARAWCCRDLRDSGATLVLGSDWPIAHFDPRQVLATARLRRLPGTDTAPVLPGQALTGLMALEGMTSHAAYATGQEHRAGRIAPGHRADLTAFAVDPVTAAPDELADAPIRLTMLDGTVTHGN; from the coding sequence ATGTCCACAGCTGACGCGCTGCTCACCGGAGCCGTGCTCCGCACCCTCGACCCGGCCCGGCCGGAGTCCGAGTCCGCCGACGTCGCCGTCAAGGACGGCACCATCGTCGCCGTCGGCCCGGACGCCGCCGACTGGCGCGGCCCGGCCACCGTCGTGCACGACCTGGCCGGCGCCACGCTGACGCCCGGCCTGGTCGACGGCCACATGCACCCGGTGCTCGGCGCCACCAGCTTCACCGGGGTCGACCTGTCCGGCTGCCGCGACGTCACCGCGCTGCGGGCCGCGCTGGCCGGGGCGGTCCGCGAGGCCGGGCGCGGCGAGTGGATCAGCGGCTTCGGGCTCGACCACAACACCTTCGCCGGGCAGCCGATCAGCAACACGCTGATCGAGGACGTCCTCGAAGGCCTGCCCGCCGTGCTGGTGCTCTACGACGGCCACTCCGCGCTGGCGAGTGACGCCGCGCTGCGCGCCGCCGGGATCGACGGGCCGCGCGACTTCGCCAGCCGCTCGGAGATCGTCTGCGACCCGGCCGGACGCCCGACCGGCCTGCTGCTGGAGGACGGCGCGGTCCGGCTGGTACAGCGGCTCATACCGATCCCGGACCTGGCGCAACGGCGGTCCAAGGTACGGGAGTTGTTGCACGCGATGGCCGCCACCGGGCTGACCGGCGGCCATGTGATGGACCTCAACGGCGACGCGCTGGAGCTGGTCTCCGGCCTGGAGGAGCTGCCGCTGCGGCTGCGCTTCGCGCCGTGGGCGATGCCCGGCGAGATCGACGGCCAGATCGACGAGCTGATCGCCCAGCACGGCACCTCGGGCCGGCGCTGGAGCATCGACGCGGTGAAGTTCTTCATCGACGGCACGGTGGAGGGCGGCACCGCCTGGCTGGAGCACGCCGACTGCCACGGCCAGAGCAAGGACTCGTTCTGGCGCGACCCGGCCGAGTACACCCGGGCCGTGCACCGGCTGGACGCGGCCGGGATCCAGAGCGCGACCCACGCGATCGGCGACGCCGGGGTCCGGCACGCCCTCGACACCATCGCCGGAGCGCCGGGCCGGGGCCGGGCGGGCGCGGTCCGGCACCGGATCGAGCACATCGAGACGCTGCCCTACGAGCAGATCAAGCGCTTCGCGGAACTCGGCGTGGCCGCCTCGATGCAGCCCACGCACACCGCCTACACCAAGGCCGACCACAGCGACGAGTGGTCGCAGCGGGTCGGCGCGGAGCGTGCCGCGCGCGCCTGGTGCTGCCGGGACCTGCGCGACAGCGGGGCCACCCTGGTCCTCGGCTCGGACTGGCCGATCGCCCACTTCGACCCGCGCCAGGTGCTGGCGACCGCGCGGCTGCGCCGACTGCCCGGCACCGACACCGCGCCGGTCCTGCCCGGCCAGGCACTGACCGGGCTGATGGCGCTGGAGGGGATGACCAGCCACGCGGCGTACGCCACCGGCCAGGAGCACCGGGCCGGGCGGATCGCCCCGGGCCACCGCGCCGACCTGACCGCCTTCGCGGTGGACCCGGTCACCGCCGCGCCGGACGAACTGGCCGACGCGCCGATCCGGCTCACCATGCTCGACGGCACGGTGACGCACGGGAATTGA
- a CDS encoding polysaccharide deacetylase family protein, with the protein MTLAQRLGFGPDERLLIINADDYGMSRAANTGITSLLAARAISSATVMPPCPWAPDAIATAVAGGYDVGVHLTLTSEWAGYRWGPVSTGRPVPSLTDAAGYFPADCASVELTADPDEIRVELTAQIERALALGLDPSHADNHMGSLYGLATGRDFLDVTLAVCARFGLPFRLPRRVDGLGLPDEAQGLLDHHAELADQYGVVILDRLWTLPFTQGEGETYESFRADFTAMLERLRPGVTEVYLHPFTDDDELRSIMPHHRKRGWELRLMTDPQIQRTLAGTGVTRIGWSDLRDLQRSR; encoded by the coding sequence ATGACCCTCGCCCAGCGTCTCGGCTTCGGCCCGGACGAGCGTCTGCTGATCATCAACGCCGACGACTACGGCATGTCCCGCGCCGCCAACACCGGCATCACCTCGCTGCTGGCGGCCCGCGCCATCAGCTCGGCCACCGTGATGCCGCCCTGCCCCTGGGCGCCGGACGCGATCGCCACCGCCGTCGCGGGCGGCTACGACGTCGGGGTGCACCTCACCCTCACCAGCGAGTGGGCGGGATACCGCTGGGGCCCGGTCAGCACCGGCCGTCCGGTGCCCAGCCTGACCGACGCGGCCGGGTACTTCCCGGCCGACTGCGCGAGCGTCGAGCTCACCGCCGACCCCGACGAGATCCGGGTCGAGCTCACCGCCCAGATCGAGCGGGCACTCGCGCTCGGCCTGGACCCCTCGCACGCCGACAACCACATGGGCAGCCTCTACGGCCTGGCCACCGGGCGGGACTTCCTCGACGTCACGCTGGCCGTCTGCGCCCGCTTCGGCCTGCCCTTCCGGCTGCCGCGTCGGGTCGACGGCTTGGGACTGCCGGACGAGGCGCAGGGGTTGCTCGACCACCACGCCGAACTGGCGGACCAGTACGGCGTGGTGATCCTCGACCGGCTGTGGACGCTGCCGTTCACGCAGGGCGAGGGGGAGACCTACGAGTCCTTCCGGGCCGACTTCACAGCGATGCTGGAGCGGCTGCGGCCGGGGGTGACCGAGGTCTACCTGCACCCGTTCACCGACGATGACGAGTTGCGTTCGATCATGCCGCACCACCGCAAACGCGGTTGGGAGCTGAGGCTGATGACGGACCCTCAGATTCAGCGGACGCTCGCCGGTACCGGCGTCACCCGCATCGGCTGGTCCGACCTGCGCGACCTGCAGAGGTCGAGATGA
- a CDS encoding NAD(P)H-dependent oxidoreductase, with amino-acid sequence MSVRVLALVGSLRAGSHNRQLAEAAVKHAPEGVEIVIYEGLADIPFYNEDIDVEGSVPAAAAALREAAGQADGFLLFSPEYNGTITAVLKNAVDWLSRPYGAGALTGKPAAVIGTAYGQFGGLWAQDETRKTVGIAGANVLTEAVLSLSGSVVRFAELHPQDDAEVIEKLPAIIAQIVEAASVSA; translated from the coding sequence ATGTCCGTACGTGTTCTCGCCCTCGTCGGTAGCCTTCGTGCCGGTTCGCACAACCGCCAGCTCGCCGAGGCGGCCGTCAAGCACGCCCCCGAGGGTGTCGAGATCGTGATCTACGAGGGCCTCGCCGACATCCCCTTCTACAACGAGGACATCGACGTCGAGGGCAGCGTCCCGGCCGCCGCCGCCGCGCTGCGTGAGGCCGCCGGCCAGGCCGACGGCTTCCTGCTGTTCTCCCCGGAGTACAACGGCACCATCACCGCCGTGCTCAAGAACGCCGTGGACTGGCTCTCCCGTCCGTACGGCGCGGGTGCGCTGACCGGCAAGCCCGCCGCCGTCATCGGCACCGCCTACGGCCAGTTCGGTGGCCTGTGGGCGCAGGACGAGACCCGCAAGACCGTGGGCATCGCCGGCGCCAACGTGCTGACCGAGGCCGTGCTGTCGCTGTCCGGCTCCGTGGTCCGCTTCGCCGAGCTGCACCCGCAGGACGACGCCGAGGTCATCGAGAAGCTTCCGGCCATCATCGCCCAGATCGTCGAGGCCGCGAGCGTCAGCGCCTGA